From the Roseibium sp. HPY-6 genome, one window contains:
- a CDS encoding PQQ-dependent sugar dehydrogenase produces MLNRTKTWMVSCAVGTVMAAMPAFAQNTTSLKHTLVLEDLENPWDMAFLDDGTMFFTEKCKGLSVLMPSGDVNALLGMTGSSGYASTEDDLFCEGQAGMMGVAVDPDFANNRHIYVYSTSKKSDPHTNRLMRLKVGDDFKSVGERTDIVDDVPYKMAASDHPFGGPGAHNGGRVRFNPADGYLYLTTGDNHNEEVPQSPTLMGSKVLRMNADGTAAPENTPPDGFDKRTYTYGHRNVQGIAFHPGTGTPITAEHGPWHSDEITVLVNGGNAGWDPRPNMAGRGDCPDDYCGYSPNQMDGMNRYERAAFMPMTDLDTYPDAMLPIWDNNGWSQGTSSAAFLEGDAWGKWNGAMVVGIMGIGFGGTPLGQRIDVVELSDDGTEVVDVTELTLPEGMEAGRFRSVVLGPDGSLYAAVDEGMIHKLTP; encoded by the coding sequence ATGTTAAATAGAACAAAGACTTGGATGGTATCTTGCGCCGTGGGAACGGTGATGGCCGCCATGCCGGCCTTCGCGCAGAACACGACGAGCCTCAAGCATACGCTGGTTCTTGAAGATCTGGAAAACCCATGGGACATGGCCTTTCTGGACGACGGCACGATGTTCTTTACTGAAAAGTGCAAGGGCTTGTCAGTGCTTATGCCCTCTGGGGACGTAAACGCACTTTTGGGCATGACCGGAAGTTCGGGATACGCCTCAACGGAAGACGACCTGTTCTGTGAGGGGCAGGCCGGCATGATGGGTGTCGCAGTCGATCCGGATTTCGCCAACAACCGGCACATTTACGTCTATTCGACTTCCAAGAAATCGGACCCGCACACCAACCGGCTGATGCGGCTCAAGGTAGGCGACGACTTCAAGTCCGTCGGTGAGCGCACGGACATCGTTGATGATGTTCCCTATAAGATGGCTGCATCGGATCACCCGTTCGGTGGTCCGGGGGCGCATAATGGTGGGCGTGTCAGGTTCAATCCTGCCGACGGCTATCTCTATCTGACGACAGGCGACAATCACAACGAGGAGGTTCCGCAGAGCCCGACCCTGATGGGCAGCAAAGTGCTGCGCATGAACGCCGATGGCACAGCTGCGCCGGAGAACACACCGCCCGACGGGTTCGATAAACGCACCTACACTTATGGCCACCGGAATGTGCAGGGGATCGCCTTCCATCCGGGGACGGGCACACCGATCACGGCAGAACATGGCCCTTGGCATTCGGACGAAATCACTGTCCTGGTCAATGGCGGCAATGCCGGCTGGGATCCACGTCCGAACATGGCTGGTCGAGGAGATTGCCCGGACGACTATTGCGGATACAGCCCCAACCAGATGGACGGGATGAACCGTTACGAGCGCGCCGCGTTCATGCCGATGACCGATCTGGATACCTATCCTGACGCCATGCTTCCGATCTGGGACAACAACGGCTGGTCGCAGGGCACGTCCTCTGCGGCCTTCCTTGAAGGGGACGCCTGGGGCAAATGGAACGGCGCCATGGTGGTCGGTATCATGGGCATCGGCTTTGGCGGCACGCCTCTCGGTCAGCGTATCGATGTGGTTGAATTGTCTGACGATGGTACCGAAGTGGTCGATGTAACGGAATTGACATTGCCGGAAGGCATGGAGGCTGGCCGCTTCCGCTCAGTGGTTCTCGGACCTGACGGCAGCCTTTATGCGGCCGTCGACGAAGGCATGATCCACAAGCTGACACCTTGA
- a CDS encoding aldehyde dehydrogenase family protein, with translation MTAEDIAQDYLKTGWLDNLPNGHFINGRVTPPSNRKMESFDPGRAEAFAEFSLGESKDMDHAVATAEKAAANWRLVPPGKRCRILNNVARLFRENADRLAVIEVVDSGKTLAEAAGDVQSSARLFEYYAGAADKLDGRSVNLGPAYTAFTVREPVGVTGHIIPWNYPTSTFARGVAPALAAGCSVVAKPAETTPFTALIMAELLCEAGVPEGLVNVVTGLGSDVGAQMARDPRIKQLTFTGSVSTGVNVAQMAAPNVTRLTLELGGKSPLIAFGDADPEKVADGAYWAIFSNSGQICSAGSRLILHKTIRDDVLSILTERAKSIRPAHGLTAPDMGAINSQLHLSRIKAHVDAAKSRGANLLTGGDVTVDADTGKGWFFQPTVIADLAANDPAVQDEIFGPVLSVQNFESEDEAIQLANGTEFGLIASVYTQDVGRAMRVASAMDCGQVSINDYWAGGLELPFGGNKKSGYGREKGWEGLDAYTKVKSITISNAS, from the coding sequence ATGACCGCTGAGGACATCGCCCAGGATTATCTGAAGACCGGATGGCTGGATAATCTACCGAACGGCCATTTCATAAACGGAAGGGTCACGCCGCCATCAAACCGGAAAATGGAGAGCTTTGATCCAGGCCGCGCGGAGGCGTTTGCGGAGTTCTCACTCGGCGAGAGTAAGGACATGGACCACGCCGTCGCGACGGCAGAGAAAGCTGCTGCGAATTGGCGTCTGGTGCCACCCGGCAAGCGTTGCAGGATCCTCAACAATGTCGCCCGTCTTTTTCGCGAGAATGCTGACCGACTTGCAGTTATCGAGGTGGTCGATAGCGGCAAGACCCTCGCAGAAGCAGCAGGTGACGTTCAGTCCTCCGCGCGGCTCTTCGAGTATTACGCTGGTGCCGCCGATAAGCTGGACGGCAGGTCTGTCAATCTCGGCCCCGCCTACACCGCTTTCACCGTACGCGAACCGGTGGGCGTAACAGGGCATATCATACCCTGGAACTATCCGACATCGACCTTCGCGCGCGGTGTCGCCCCAGCACTCGCCGCAGGATGTTCCGTCGTTGCCAAGCCCGCCGAAACAACACCCTTCACAGCGTTGATCATGGCCGAACTTCTATGCGAGGCCGGTGTCCCGGAAGGACTAGTGAATGTCGTAACAGGTCTTGGCTCGGATGTCGGCGCGCAAATGGCGCGCGACCCACGTATCAAGCAGCTAACCTTTACCGGTTCCGTATCAACCGGCGTCAATGTTGCTCAAATGGCTGCGCCCAATGTCACGCGTCTGACCCTTGAACTTGGAGGCAAGTCTCCGCTGATCGCCTTTGGTGACGCGGATCCCGAAAAAGTCGCCGACGGCGCCTACTGGGCGATCTTTTCCAATTCCGGGCAGATCTGTTCCGCAGGATCCCGTCTGATCCTGCACAAGACGATCCGCGACGATGTGCTTTCAATTCTCACCGAGCGCGCCAAATCAATCAGGCCTGCGCACGGCCTGACGGCCCCTGACATGGGCGCCATCAATTCGCAGCTGCACCTGTCGCGTATCAAGGCCCATGTTGATGCAGCAAAATCACGCGGTGCAAATCTGCTGACAGGCGGGGACGTTACCGTGGACGCGGACACCGGCAAAGGCTGGTTCTTTCAGCCGACCGTCATCGCCGACCTTGCCGCCAACGATCCCGCTGTGCAGGATGAGATCTTCGGACCCGTCTTGTCAGTTCAGAATTTCGAGAGCGAGGACGAGGCTATCCAGTTGGCCAATGGAACGGAATTCGGCCTCATCGCGAGCGTCTACACGCAAGATGTCGGCAGGGCCATGCGGGTCGCGTCAGCCATGGATTGCGGTCAGGTTTCGATCAACGACTACTGGGCCGGCGGCCTGGAACTTCCCTTCGGTGGCAACAAGAAGTCCGGATACGGCCGCGAGAAGGGTTGGGAGGGACTTGACGCCTATACCAAGGTAAAGTCGATCACCATCAGCAACGCGAGCTAA
- a CDS encoding GntR family transcriptional regulator codes for MARVADQLIETLRNDIRSGVLRPGDQLEEAALAERFGVSRTPVREAVRSLVDSGLLETKPRKGALVRVLSAKELIDLFEVAAELEGMACRLAAERLTADKAAALEDALHFCRTAAEANDQDGYAKANLAFHQAIHNAAGNNRLIEQIEQLAGHINPYRAMPFQMRGRLQKSTEEHASIAEAILKNTGTQADELMRDHMMLQGQRLPMILEAIEPR; via the coding sequence ATGGCCCGCGTTGCCGACCAACTGATCGAAACCTTGCGGAACGACATACGCTCCGGTGTCCTGCGCCCGGGAGACCAACTGGAAGAAGCGGCTCTGGCGGAGCGGTTCGGTGTTTCGCGAACGCCTGTTCGGGAAGCTGTTCGCTCTCTGGTCGACAGCGGGTTATTGGAAACCAAGCCGCGTAAGGGTGCCCTCGTCAGGGTGCTGTCGGCGAAGGAACTCATTGATCTGTTTGAAGTCGCCGCCGAGCTGGAGGGCATGGCATGCCGTCTGGCCGCGGAACGGCTGACTGCCGACAAGGCCGCCGCGCTCGAGGATGCCCTGCACTTCTGCCGCACGGCCGCCGAGGCAAATGACCAGGACGGTTATGCAAAGGCCAATCTTGCGTTTCACCAGGCCATTCACAATGCGGCGGGAAACAACAGGCTGATTGAGCAGATCGAACAGCTAGCAGGTCATATCAACCCGTACCGCGCCATGCCTTTCCAGATGCGTGGTCGGCTGCAGAAATCGACCGAAGAGCATGCCTCTATTGCGGAAGCGATCCTTAAAAACACCGGGACGCAAGCCGACGAACTGATGCGCGATCACATGATGCTGCAGGGACAGCGGTTACCCATGATCCTGGAAGCCATAGAGCCCAGATAG
- a CDS encoding mandelate racemase/muconate lactonizing enzyme family protein — protein sequence MKLAQIETFVVGNPPPRHGGRYFIFVKLVTLCGITGYGEIYNATFGPHLVAEMAKDVFQRQFEGEDPHHIEKLWHKTYGAGYTQRPDVSVMGVLSGLEMACWDIIGKAAGKPAYELLGGKVHERLRSYTYLYPLDGDVYPDPDTPNVYNDPGMAAEAAIKAVEQGFTAVKFDPAGAYTIYDGHQPSLEDLTRSEAFCRTIREAVGDKADLLFGTHGQFTVSGAKRMARRLEAYDPLWFEEPIPPEKPEDMAEVARYTSIPVATGERLCTKYEFSRVLETGAASILQMNLGRVGGLLEAKKIAAMAECHSAQVAPHLYCGPLVALANIQLATCSPNFLVLESIRTFDGFYAELLKNPIRWEDGYVIPSGAPGLGHELNEDVARAHPYEGDELHLGLQESPADPL from the coding sequence ATGAAACTCGCCCAAATCGAGACCTTTGTTGTCGGAAATCCTCCGCCGCGCCATGGCGGGCGCTACTTCATTTTCGTGAAGCTGGTCACCCTATGCGGTATTACCGGCTATGGCGAAATCTACAACGCCACGTTCGGGCCTCATCTGGTCGCCGAGATGGCGAAAGACGTGTTTCAACGGCAGTTTGAAGGCGAAGACCCGCATCATATCGAAAAGCTCTGGCATAAAACCTATGGCGCCGGATACACGCAGCGGCCCGATGTTTCGGTCATGGGCGTTCTCTCCGGGCTGGAGATGGCCTGCTGGGACATTATCGGCAAGGCTGCGGGCAAACCCGCCTACGAGCTCCTTGGCGGCAAGGTGCACGAGCGGCTGCGATCCTACACATACCTCTATCCGCTTGACGGTGATGTCTATCCCGACCCGGACACACCCAATGTCTACAACGATCCCGGCATGGCGGCTGAGGCAGCGATCAAGGCGGTCGAACAGGGTTTTACGGCCGTCAAATTCGATCCGGCGGGCGCTTACACGATCTATGATGGGCATCAGCCGAGCCTTGAAGACCTGACCCGTTCCGAAGCCTTCTGCCGCACAATTCGGGAGGCTGTCGGCGACAAGGCCGATCTCCTTTTCGGCACCCACGGGCAGTTTACCGTTTCCGGTGCGAAGCGCATGGCGCGCCGGCTTGAGGCCTACGATCCGCTCTGGTTCGAAGAACCGATCCCGCCGGAAAAACCGGAGGACATGGCGGAGGTTGCCCGCTACACGTCCATCCCGGTGGCCACGGGTGAGCGGCTCTGCACGAAATACGAGTTCTCACGCGTTCTGGAAACCGGTGCCGCGAGCATTCTGCAGATGAATTTGGGCCGTGTCGGTGGCCTGCTTGAAGCCAAGAAAATCGCCGCCATGGCGGAGTGCCACTCCGCGCAGGTCGCCCCGCATCTTTACTGCGGCCCGCTGGTGGCACTCGCCAATATCCAGCTCGCCACTTGCAGCCCGAATTTCCTCGTCCTGGAATCCATCCGCACATTCGATGGGTTCTACGCCGAGCTCCTGAAGAACCCCATCCGCTGGGAAGACGGGTATGTTATCCCGTCTGGCGCACCGGGCCTGGGGCATGAGCTGAACGAAGATGTCGCGCGGGCACACCCTTATGAGGGCGATGAACTGCATCTCGGATTGCAGGAAAGCCCGGCCGATCCGCTTTGA
- a CDS encoding YbhB/YbcL family Raf kinase inhibitor-like protein codes for MLRNSIFSSTLMLGLLASPAMATDFQLTSTTIAEGQQLNAAQVFQGFGCEGGNTAPDLAWSGAPEGTKSFAVTVYDPDAPTGSGWWHWFAFNIPADVTELPAETALPEGAVELANDYGVAGFGGACPPPGEVHRYEFTVHALGTELDLDGSVSNALAGYMVNANSLAKTSITAVYNR; via the coding sequence ATGCTTCGCAATTCGATTTTTTCTTCCACGCTCATGTTGGGCCTCCTGGCATCACCGGCCATGGCAACGGATTTCCAGCTCACCAGCACCACTATCGCCGAGGGTCAGCAATTAAACGCGGCCCAGGTCTTTCAGGGTTTCGGCTGTGAAGGCGGCAATACCGCGCCTGATCTGGCCTGGTCGGGCGCACCGGAGGGGACAAAAAGTTTTGCGGTCACCGTCTATGACCCTGATGCCCCCACCGGATCAGGCTGGTGGCACTGGTTCGCGTTCAACATTCCCGCCGATGTGACCGAACTCCCCGCCGAAACCGCTCTTCCCGAGGGCGCCGTGGAACTCGCGAACGACTACGGAGTGGCCGGTTTCGGCGGTGCTTGCCCACCTCCGGGCGAAGTTCACCGTTATGAGTTCACGGTCCACGCGCTCGGCACGGAACTTGATCTGGACGGCAGCGTCAGCAATGCGCTGGCCGGATACATGGTGAATGCTAACAGCCTGGCAAAAACTTCGATTACTGCCGTCTATAACAGGTAG
- the dctP gene encoding TRAP transporter substrate-binding protein DctP: MKSPLLTATALVAMMSAQAAQATELRLSHQWSTQDIRHNVAQMVADEVATADVDLAIKIFPSKSLFKPREQYKPLSRGQLDMTVFPLSYAGGQRPAFNLTLMPGLVKNHDHAARLFDSPFMDELKAEMAEDDVMVLVNGYLAGGFVGKDKCITKPEDVSGLQTRAAGKSFEQMLVGAGASIASMASSEIYSAMQTGVLDAANTSSSSFVSYRIFEQVSCYTPAGDVALWFLYQPLLMNKSTFDGLNGAQQEALLAAAEKAEAFYLKEAKIQDAASVEVFREAGVEIAEMTPSDFDAWRALAQKTAYKSFVESVPNGQSLLDMALSVE; the protein is encoded by the coding sequence ATGAAATCACCCCTGCTCACGGCCACCGCCCTAGTTGCGATGATGTCCGCACAAGCCGCGCAGGCGACGGAACTTCGGCTGTCACATCAATGGTCGACGCAAGATATTCGCCACAACGTCGCGCAGATGGTTGCCGACGAGGTCGCCACTGCTGACGTGGATCTCGCTATCAAGATCTTTCCGTCCAAGTCGCTGTTCAAACCCCGCGAGCAATACAAGCCGCTCAGCAGGGGACAGCTCGACATGACAGTGTTCCCGCTGAGCTATGCCGGCGGTCAGCGCCCTGCATTCAACCTCACGCTGATGCCGGGCCTCGTGAAGAACCACGACCACGCGGCGCGACTGTTCGACTCGCCTTTCATGGATGAGCTGAAGGCCGAAATGGCGGAAGACGATGTCATGGTGCTTGTGAACGGCTATCTGGCTGGTGGTTTTGTTGGCAAGGACAAGTGCATCACCAAACCGGAAGACGTTTCCGGGTTGCAGACCCGTGCCGCCGGGAAGTCCTTCGAACAGATGTTGGTCGGCGCTGGAGCTTCGATCGCATCGATGGCGTCATCCGAAATCTACAGCGCCATGCAGACCGGCGTTCTCGATGCGGCCAATACGTCATCATCGTCCTTTGTCTCCTACCGCATTTTTGAACAAGTCAGCTGTTACACGCCGGCGGGCGATGTTGCGCTCTGGTTTCTCTACCAGCCTCTCCTGATGAACAAATCCACCTTCGACGGACTGAATGGCGCTCAGCAGGAGGCGCTTCTTGCAGCCGCCGAAAAGGCGGAGGCCTTCTACCTCAAGGAGGCCAAGATCCAGGACGCTGCATCAGTCGAGGTCTTCCGCGAGGCAGGCGTCGAGATTGCCGAGATGACGCCTTCCGACTTCGATGCCTGGCGCGCGCTCGCCCAGAAGACCGCCTACAAGTCCTTTGTGGAATCCGTTCCGAACGGGCAATCGCTTTTGGATATGGCGCTTTCGGTCGAATAA
- a CDS encoding AraC family transcriptional regulator — translation MPETGETGSADKLPDQVALYPISQATTATFSDLYLRLAFLFFIEAGSKRVVTPTQDLVGEEGDLLIFPPGSMVTMENRPVLDRSYRAVGISFPDELVATVFADQPVPADRGGIQILRAEPHRPMDLLPIIEDTLSQEALPDVILRHRLLEPLIWLKDKGVHITLSGEEAPLSRVRRLIETDLSRPWRASDVARHLAMSEPTMRRWLKDAGQGFARILRNTRLEHGLSRLQTSTASVSEIALECGFKTPSHFSDAFRKRFGITPKEIRTSGD, via the coding sequence TTGCCTGAGACCGGTGAAACAGGATCTGCCGACAAACTGCCGGATCAGGTCGCGCTCTACCCCATCAGTCAGGCAACGACCGCGACCTTTTCAGATCTTTATCTGAGACTGGCCTTCCTCTTCTTCATCGAGGCCGGGTCAAAACGGGTCGTGACTCCCACCCAGGACCTGGTCGGAGAAGAGGGAGATCTTCTCATCTTCCCGCCCGGGTCCATGGTCACCATGGAAAACCGGCCCGTTCTGGATCGCAGCTATCGCGCCGTCGGGATTTCCTTTCCAGATGAGCTTGTCGCCACTGTCTTCGCGGACCAACCGGTCCCGGCGGATCGCGGGGGTATCCAGATTCTGCGGGCCGAACCGCACCGGCCGATGGATCTCCTGCCGATCATTGAGGACACGCTGAGCCAGGAAGCCCTGCCTGACGTCATATTGCGCCATCGCTTGCTGGAACCGCTGATCTGGCTGAAGGACAAGGGCGTCCACATCACCCTGTCGGGCGAAGAAGCCCCGCTGAGCCGGGTGCGCCGGCTGATCGAAACCGACTTGAGCCGTCCGTGGCGCGCAAGCGACGTGGCACGGCACCTTGCCATGAGCGAACCGACCATGAGGCGATGGTTGAAAGATGCTGGACAGGGTTTTGCCAGGATCCTGCGCAACACGCGGCTCGAACATGGACTGAGCCGGCTGCAGACCTCGACCGCTTCGGTTTCAGAAATCGCGCTGGAGTGTGGTTTCAAGACACCCTCACACTTTTCCGACGCTTTCCGGAAACGATTTGGAATAACGCCAAAAGAGATCAGAACTTCGGGAGATTGA
- a CDS encoding TRAP transporter small permease yields MALVLSRAARFSASGIIRQVSEVSGWIAATMILSAVFLTCQMIFIRFVLNGSTVWQTEVVVYLVVAATLLGLPFVQKHKGHVNVDLLPMWLGPRAARLLKTLTSFSALGIIGVCTFYGYEYWHLAFSRGWTSDTVTAVPLWIPYLSLPVGFGLLFLQLAADCLEAFSDLPGKPEGAL; encoded by the coding sequence ATGGCTCTCGTTCTCTCAAGGGCCGCACGGTTCAGTGCGTCCGGAATCATCAGGCAGGTTTCCGAAGTATCCGGCTGGATAGCGGCGACGATGATCCTGAGCGCAGTGTTCCTCACCTGCCAGATGATCTTCATCCGTTTTGTCCTCAACGGTTCAACCGTCTGGCAAACGGAGGTCGTGGTGTATCTCGTTGTAGCCGCCACGCTTCTGGGCCTGCCTTTCGTGCAAAAGCACAAGGGACATGTCAATGTCGACCTCTTGCCGATGTGGCTCGGCCCGAGAGCGGCGCGCCTGCTCAAGACGCTGACCTCTTTTTCGGCGCTTGGCATTATCGGCGTTTGCACTTTCTATGGGTACGAATACTGGCATCTCGCATTTAGCCGTGGCTGGACTTCCGACACTGTCACCGCAGTTCCGCTCTGGATTCCCTACCTGTCGCTGCCCGTCGGATTCGGCTTGTTGTTTCTTCAACTCGCAGCGGATTGCCTTGAAGCGTTTTCCGATCTCCCGGGCAAACCGGAAGGAGCCCTGTGA
- a CDS encoding TRAP transporter large permease: MDPLLLGTIVALATIVILFSGISVAMGLLLVSAVFLVIFDGLRSLELMPEIFFGKLDSFALLSIPMFIIMGASIASTRAGADLYEALERWLTRVPGGLVVSNLGACALFSAMSGSSPATCAAIGKMGIPEMRKRGYPEEIATGSIAAGGTLGILIPPSITMIVYGIATETSIGRLFLAGVIPGLLLVGLFMAWSIYATWRSGGRSTAQISYSWRDRVEILPRVLPFIAIIVGVLYAMYGGVATPSETAAVGALLCLIVAMVIYRLLSPKSLWAVLRDSTKESVMILFIIAAAGVFSYMLSSLFITQSIAAWISDLEVNRWVLMAAINVFLIVAGFFLPPVAVILMAAPILLPVIVSAGFDPIWFAVVLTINMEIGLISPPVGLNLYVINGIAPDISLKKILTGSLPFVLCMLVAILLLCLFPGLATWLPNLVMGPAY, encoded by the coding sequence ATGGATCCTCTTCTTCTCGGCACAATCGTTGCCCTTGCCACCATCGTCATCCTGTTCAGCGGCATTTCGGTTGCCATGGGCCTCCTGCTGGTGTCCGCGGTCTTTCTGGTCATTTTCGATGGGCTGCGGTCGCTGGAATTGATGCCGGAAATCTTCTTCGGCAAGCTCGATAGCTTCGCACTCCTGTCAATCCCGATGTTCATCATCATGGGAGCATCGATTGCCTCAACCCGGGCAGGCGCGGACCTTTACGAAGCGCTTGAACGCTGGCTGACGCGGGTGCCCGGCGGCCTGGTCGTCTCCAACCTGGGGGCTTGCGCGCTTTTTTCGGCCATGTCCGGATCCAGCCCGGCAACTTGTGCGGCCATCGGCAAGATGGGGATCCCGGAAATGCGCAAGCGCGGTTATCCGGAGGAAATCGCCACCGGCTCCATCGCCGCAGGCGGCACCCTCGGGATTCTGATCCCGCCTTCTATCACGATGATCGTCTATGGGATCGCCACCGAAACATCCATCGGCCGGCTGTTTCTCGCAGGTGTGATCCCGGGACTTCTACTGGTCGGCCTGTTCATGGCCTGGTCAATCTATGCAACCTGGCGCTCCGGTGGACGGTCAACGGCCCAAATCAGCTATTCTTGGCGTGACCGGGTCGAAATCCTGCCGCGCGTCCTGCCCTTCATCGCCATAATCGTCGGTGTGCTCTACGCCATGTATGGCGGTGTGGCGACACCATCGGAAACCGCGGCGGTCGGCGCCCTGCTGTGCCTGATCGTCGCCATGGTGATCTACAGGCTGCTCAGCCCAAAATCCCTTTGGGCAGTTCTGCGCGACAGCACCAAGGAAAGCGTGATGATCCTCTTCATTATCGCGGCAGCCGGCGTCTTTTCCTATATGCTCTCCAGTCTCTTCATCACCCAATCGATCGCCGCGTGGATCAGCGACCTTGAGGTCAACCGGTGGGTGCTCATGGCCGCCATCAATGTTTTCCTAATTGTTGCCGGGTTCTTTCTGCCGCCTGTCGCCGTGATCTTGATGGCTGCCCCTATCCTGCTGCCTGTAATCGTAAGCGCCGGTTTCGACCCGATCTGGTTCGCGGTTGTCCTGACCATCAACATGGAAATCGGCCTGATCTCGCCTCCGGTCGGGCTCAATCTTTATGTGATCAACGGCATCGCACCGGACATTTCGCTGAAGAAGATCCTCACCGGATCCCTGCCCTTTGTCCTGTGCATGCTTGTCGCGATCCTGTTGCTGTGCCTCTTCCCCGGCCTTGCCACCTGGCTGCCGAACCTCGTTATGGGCCCTGCCTATTGA
- a CDS encoding Asp/Glu racemase has product MTNASTYRRVGLIVPSSNITMETEIPALLKAREAILPDRFTFHSSRMRMKAVVKEELEAMDADSVRCASELSDAAVEVQAYACLVAIMSMGLGYHRASSEKLNRATTENGCPTPVLNSAGALVESLQEMGMRKVSIICPYMKPLTRLVVDYIETEGIEVQDFLALEIPDNLEVASQDPAAPAELWRKLDVRGVDAIVASACVQMPSLPAIEMIERASGLPAVSASVATTRKILQSLNLTEIAPGGGALLSGGQLARLPKVA; this is encoded by the coding sequence ATGACCAATGCATCAACCTACCGCCGGGTCGGACTGATTGTTCCAAGTTCGAACATCACCATGGAGACCGAAATACCGGCTCTGCTGAAAGCAAGAGAAGCGATTCTGCCGGACCGTTTCACCTTCCATTCCTCGCGCATGCGCATGAAAGCGGTTGTGAAGGAAGAGCTCGAAGCCATGGATGCCGACAGCGTCAGATGCGCGAGCGAACTTTCCGACGCCGCTGTCGAGGTGCAGGCCTATGCCTGCCTCGTCGCGATCATGTCGATGGGGCTTGGGTATCACCGAGCATCGTCCGAGAAACTAAACAGAGCAACCACCGAAAACGGTTGCCCGACACCTGTGCTAAACTCCGCCGGGGCACTGGTGGAAAGCCTGCAGGAGATGGGAATGAGGAAAGTTTCCATCATCTGTCCCTATATGAAACCGCTGACAAGGCTCGTTGTGGACTATATCGAAACCGAGGGCATCGAAGTGCAGGATTTCCTGGCGCTGGAAATTCCTGACAATCTGGAGGTTGCCTCACAGGATCCGGCGGCACCGGCCGAACTATGGCGCAAGCTGGACGTAAGGGGCGTCGACGCCATCGTCGCGTCTGCGTGCGTGCAAATGCCGTCGCTCCCGGCGATTGAAATGATCGAACGTGCGTCCGGACTGCCGGCAGTCTCCGCAAGCGTGGCAACGACCCGGAAAATCCTGCAGAGCCTCAACCTCACAGAAATCGCGCCGGGCGGCGGCGCGCTGCTGTCCGGCGGTCAACTCGCGCGGCTTCCCAAAGTTGCCTGA